Proteins encoded in a region of the Osmerus mordax isolate fOsmMor3 chromosome 17, fOsmMor3.pri, whole genome shotgun sequence genome:
- the atp5f1c gene encoding ATP synthase subunit gamma, mitochondrial isoform X1 has product MFARTSALVFLPQCGQVRNMATLKDITIRLKSIKNIQKITKSMKMVAAAKYARAERQLKPARVYGTGAVALYEKADIKAPEDKAGKHLIIGVSSDRGLCGAIHSNVGKAIKSQIASLTSTGKDVMVVNVGDKLRALLQRTHNKHLLLSCKEVGRKPPTFADASIIAAAVLNCGYEFDQGSVIFNRFRSVISYKTDEKPLYSVDTIANAESMGIYDDIDADVLRNYQEFALVNIIYYGLKESTTSEQSARMTAMDSASKNASEMIDKLTLTFNRTRQAVITKELIEIISGAAALN; this is encoded by the exons ATGTTCGCCAGGACCAGCGCGTTGGTTTTCCTCCCACAATG TGGGCAGGTCAGGAACATGGCCACCTTGAAGGACA TCACCATCAGGTTGAAGTCCATCAAGAACATCCAGAAGATCACCAAGTCCATGAAGATGGTGGCCGCTGCCAAGTACGCCCGTGCTGAGCGGCAGCTAAAGCCTGCCCGTGTATACGGCACTGGTGCTGTCG CCCTGTACGAGAAGGCTGACATCAAAGCTCCCGAGGACAAGGCGGGGAAGCACCTGATCATCGGCGTGTCGTCTGACCGCGGGCTCTGCGGTGCCATCCACTCCAACGTGGGCAAGGCCATCAAGAGCCAGATCGCCAGTCTGACCAGCACGGGCAAAGATGTGATGGTGGTCAACGTGGGAGACAAGCTCAGGGCCCTGCTGCAGAG GACCCACAACAagcacctcctcctcagctgCAAGGAGGTGGGCCGCAAGCCCCCCACCTTCGCCGACGCTTCCATCATCGCGGCTGCGGTCCTCAACTGCGGCTACGAGTTCGACCAGGGTTCAGTTATCTTCAACAGATTCAG GTCTGTGATCTCATACAAGACGGATGAGAAGCCCCTGTATTCTGTGGACACCATTGCTAACGCAG AGAGCATGGGCATCTATGATGACATCGACGCTGATGTGCTGAGAAACTACCAGGAGTTTGCCCTGGTCAACATCATCTACTATGGTCTGAAGGAGTCCACTACCAGTGAGCAGAGTGCCAGGATGACTGCCATGGACAGCGCCAGCAAGAATGCCT CTGAGATGATTGACAAGCTGACCCTGACCTTCAACCGTACCAGACAGGCTGTCATCACCAAGGAGCTCATTGAGATCATCTCTGGCGCTGCTGCTCT GAACTGA
- the itih2 gene encoding inter-alpha-trypsin inhibitor heavy chain H2 gives MLENMRPLLFVLGFLLLHQTCCYEFIVEELDPEKLGFEDQHGRQRRATLTSEEEEDFQAIKGDDITVKSYKVESRITSRFAHTTVKSSVVNSGPNAQSIGFNVQIPKRAFITNFTMNVNGITFMGSVKEKAVARNLYAQARARGKAAGIVRTDSQDMETFKTEVHVPSGSKIEFELHYQEMMHRKLGFYEHTLHLHPGRLVPQFQVDVYIFEPKGIAMVETPSTLGEHFAGITKVTSSKDKVHVVFKPTLQQQRKCENCTSSAIDGIFTVMYDVVRDSNAGELQVSDGHFVHFFAPKNLSPLPKNIVFVIDVSGSMWGVKMKQTVEAMQAILDDMTIDDHFSIIDFNHNVRCWSEELVQGSTIQVDEAKKYIKNIRPNGGTNINEALLKAIQMLVKASNQGVMDPRSVSMIILVSDGDPTVGEIKLSTIQKNVKRVMKDEFSLFSLGIGFDVDYDFLERIAMENRGMAQRIYASHDASEQLRSFYSQVSSPLLRKITIQFQQDSVSEVTQNHFDKFFSGSELVVAGKLQSSDSSTLKSTTTASAARLDLSLETEADCLELDSILAQQQHSFTGFARQMWAYITVNQLLAERSLAPTAVKKRKITQRILALAVEHQFVTPLTALLVESDEAKERLLADSPKDPKQGCCSVTHGVTPVQLVHSLPPWVQMSTVAPPSALERPLPEHITIVENDPHFIIHLPKNNMDVCFNIDSQPGHILNLVSDPRTGVLINAQLVGSKKMDKNKQKTYFGTISVLDSLQGIRVEVSTDHIILIDGQNNQTFTWGATANITHDRVKITVVKDSQVTVTINESISVMMMLHRVWKKHPINVDFLGLYLPNDNQYSSLAHGLIGQFAQEPAVKVYNLHQGDDPRKKEATMEVKGNKLAVTRGWQKDYRQDRKYGSDVFCWFIHNSGKGFIDGHYTNYIVPELDSFPITLNSQ, from the exons ATGCTGGAGAACATGAGGCCCCTGTTGTTTGTCCTGGGCTTCCTGCTGCTACACCAGACCTGCTGCTATGAATTCATCGTGGAAGAATTAGACCCAGAGAAG TTAGGATTTGAGGATCAACATGGAAGACAAAGG agagCAACACTGaccagtgaggaggaggaagactttCAG GCCATCAagggtgatgacatcacagttAAAAGCTACAAGGTTGAGAGCCGGATCACGTCGCGCTTCGCCCACACCACGGTCAAAAGCTCCGTGGTCAATTCCGGGCCCAACGCCCAGAGCATCGGCTTCAACGTCCAAATCCCCAAAAGAGCTTTCATCACCAACTTCACCAT GAATGTGAACGGGATCACCTTTATGGGCTCTGTGAAGGAGAAGGCTGTGGCACGCAACCTCTACGCCCAGGCCAGGGCCCGGGGGAAGGCCGCCGGTATCGTCAG GACGGATTCTCAGGACATGGAGACGTTCAAGACCGAAGTACACGTCCCCTCTGGCAGCAAGATCGAGTTTGAGCTGCACTACCAGGAAATGATGCACAGGAAGCTGGGGTTCTACGAGCACACTCTGCACCTGCACCCTGGACGACTGGTTCCTCAGTTTCAG GttgatgtgtatatatttgaGCCTAAAGGAATCGCCATGGTGGAGACTCCCAGTACACTGGGAGAACACTTTGCAGGCATAACCAAAGTcacttcatcaaaagacaaG gttcaTGTGGTGTTCAAGCCCACGCTGCAGCAACAGAGGAAGTGTGAGAACTGCACCAGCAGTGCCATAGACGGCATCTTCACGGTCATGTATGACGTGGTGAGAGACAGCAATGCTGGAGAGCTCCAG GTCTCAGATGGGCACTTTGTCCATTTCTTTGCCCCCAaaaatctctcccccctccctaaaaacattgtgtttgtcatcgaCGTCAGTGGGTCCATGTGGGGTGTCAAGATGAAGCAG ACCGTGGAGGCTATGCAGGCCATACTGGATGATATGACCATTGATGACCACTTTAGCATCATAGACTTCAACCATAATGTGAGATGCTGGAGCGAGGAGCTTGTTCAAGGCagcaccatacaggtggacgagGCTAAGAAGTACATCAAGAACATCAGACCCaacggag GCACCAACATCAACGAGGCCTTGCTCAAGGCAATCCAGATGTTGGTGAAAGCGTCCAATCAGGGCGTGATGGACCCTCGTTCTGTATCCATGATCATCTTGGTGTCTGATGGAGATCCCACCGTGG gGGAGATCAAGCTGAGCACCATCCAGAAGAACGTGAAGCGCGTGATGAAGGACGAGTTCTCCCTCTTCTCATTGGGCATCGGCTTCGACGTGGACTACGACTTCCTGGAACGGATCGCCATGGAGAACAGGGGGATGGCTCAGAGGATCTACGCCAGCCACGATGCTTCTGAGCAGCTGAGG AGCTTCTACAGCCAggtgtcctcccccctcctgaggAAGATCACCATCCAGTTTCAGCAGGATTCTGTCTCTGAAGTCACCCAGAACCACTTTGACAAGTTCTTCAGCGGCTCTGAGCTGGTGGTGGCAGGGAAGTTGCAGTCGTCCGATTCCTCCACACTGAAGAGCACCACCACTGCCTCTGCT GCGCGTCTGGATCTATCCCTGGAGACGGAGGCAGACTGCCTGGAGCTAGACTCTATtctggcccagcagcagcactCCTTCACAGGCTTTGCCAGGCAGATGTGGGCCTACATCACCGTAAACCAGCTACTGGCCGAGAG GTCTCTGGCACCTACAGCAGTCAAGAAGAGGAAGATCACCCAGAGgatcctggctctggctgtggagCACCAGTTTGTCACCCCGCTCACTGCCCTACTGGTGGAGAGTGATGAGGCCAAGGAGAGGCTGCTGGCAGATTCCCCCAAGGACCCCAAACAGGGCTGCTGTTCAG tcactCATGGGGTGACCCCTGTGCAGCTAGTTCACAGCCTACCACCCTGGGTCCAGATGAGCACAGTAGCACCCCCTAGCGCGTTGGAGAGACCCCTACCTGAACACATCACCATtg TGGAGAATGATCCTCACTTCATCATCCACCTGCCCAAAAACAACATGGACGTCTGCTTCAACATCGATTCCCAGCCTGGACACATCCTCAATCTGGTGTCTGACCCCAGAACAG GTGTCCTGATAAACGCCCAGCTGGTTGGCTCCAAGAAGATGGATAAGAACAAACAGAAGACCTACTTTGGTACCATCTCAGTGTTGGACAGTCTTCAGGGCATTAGAGTCGAAGTTAGCACGGACCACATCATCCTGATAGATGGACAGAACAACCAAACCTTCACATGGGGCGCTACTGCCAACATCACACATGACAG GGTGAAGATTACCGTTGTGAAAGACTCCCAGGTTACTGTGACCATCAACGAGAGCATCTCTGTCATGATGATGCTTCATCGTGTGTGGAAGAAACATCCGATTAATGTGGACTTCCTTGGACTCTACCTCCCCAACGACAACCAGTACTCCTCCCTGGCCCATGGTCTCATAG gTCAGTTTGCCCAAGAGCCTGCAGTGAAAGTGTACAACCTCCACCAGGGAGATGACCCACGGAAGAAGGAAGCCACCATGGAGGTGAAGGGAAACAAGCTAGCTGTCACCAG gGGCTGGCAGAAAGACTACCGGCAGGATAGGAAGTATGGCTCAGATGTCTTCTGCTGGTTCATCCACAACAGTGGGAAAGGCTTCATCGACGGCCATTACACCAACTACATTGTCCCAGAGCTCGACAGCTTCCCCATCACTCTAAACAGCCAATAA
- the atp5f1c gene encoding ATP synthase subunit gamma, mitochondrial isoform X2: MFARTSALVFLPQCGQVRNMATLKDITIRLKSIKNIQKITKSMKMVAAAKYARAERQLKPARVYGTGAVALYEKADIKAPEDKAGKHLIIGVSSDRGLCGAIHSNVGKAIKSQIASLTSTGKDVMVVNVGDKLRALLQRTHNKHLLLSCKEVGRKPPTFADASIIAAAVLNCGYEFDQGSVIFNRFRSVISYKTDEKPLYSVDTIANAESMGIYDDIDADVLRNYQEFALVNIIYYGLKESTTSEQSARMTAMDSASKNASEMIDKLTLTFNRTRQAVITKELIEIISGAAAL; this comes from the exons ATGTTCGCCAGGACCAGCGCGTTGGTTTTCCTCCCACAATG TGGGCAGGTCAGGAACATGGCCACCTTGAAGGACA TCACCATCAGGTTGAAGTCCATCAAGAACATCCAGAAGATCACCAAGTCCATGAAGATGGTGGCCGCTGCCAAGTACGCCCGTGCTGAGCGGCAGCTAAAGCCTGCCCGTGTATACGGCACTGGTGCTGTCG CCCTGTACGAGAAGGCTGACATCAAAGCTCCCGAGGACAAGGCGGGGAAGCACCTGATCATCGGCGTGTCGTCTGACCGCGGGCTCTGCGGTGCCATCCACTCCAACGTGGGCAAGGCCATCAAGAGCCAGATCGCCAGTCTGACCAGCACGGGCAAAGATGTGATGGTGGTCAACGTGGGAGACAAGCTCAGGGCCCTGCTGCAGAG GACCCACAACAagcacctcctcctcagctgCAAGGAGGTGGGCCGCAAGCCCCCCACCTTCGCCGACGCTTCCATCATCGCGGCTGCGGTCCTCAACTGCGGCTACGAGTTCGACCAGGGTTCAGTTATCTTCAACAGATTCAG GTCTGTGATCTCATACAAGACGGATGAGAAGCCCCTGTATTCTGTGGACACCATTGCTAACGCAG AGAGCATGGGCATCTATGATGACATCGACGCTGATGTGCTGAGAAACTACCAGGAGTTTGCCCTGGTCAACATCATCTACTATGGTCTGAAGGAGTCCACTACCAGTGAGCAGAGTGCCAGGATGACTGCCATGGACAGCGCCAGCAAGAATGCCT CTGAGATGATTGACAAGCTGACCCTGACCTTCAACCGTACCAGACAGGCTGTCATCACCAAGGAGCTCATTGAGATCATCTCTGGCGCTGCTGCTCT atAA
- the kin gene encoding DNA/RNA-binding protein KIN17 yields MGKADFLSPKAIGNRIKAKGLQKLRWYCQMCQKQCRDENGFKCHCMSESHQRQLLLASEDPNQFMDYFSEEFKSDFLELIRRRFGTKRVHNNIVYNEYISDREHVHMNSTQWETLTDFTKWLGKEGYCKVDETPKGWYVQYIDRDPETIRRQEELERKKKQDLDDEERSAKFIEDQVRRGREGKEPEEEPVFTELKREGEEEKVAFNLAKGACASVAGPSKASAALGPSALKAAAASGKRKDVPSSSESRDKKKKSALDEIMEMEEQKKKSVRMDYWLHKDIVVKIVTKRLGEKYHKKKGVIKELKDKYTAIVKMINSGDKLKLDQSHLETVIPAPGKRVLILNGPYRATEALLDSIDEKKFSASLTLDSGRMKGKKVDGIAYEDFSKIA; encoded by the exons ATGGGCAAAGCAGATTTTCTCAGCCCTAAAGCCATCGGCAACCGGATTAAAGCCAAAGGTTTGCAAAAATTGAGATGGTATTGCCAGATGTGTCAGAAACAATGTCGAGACGAG AATGGTTTCAAGTGTCACTGCATGTCGGAGTCTCACCAGAGACAACTTCTTCTGGCTTCAGAGGATCCAAACCAGTTTATGGACTATTTCTCTGA GGAGTTCAAGAGTGACTTTCTGGAGCTGATCCGAAGACGCTTTG GTACCAAGCGTGTGCACAACAACATTGTCTATAATGAGTACATCAGTGACAGGGAACACGTCCATATGAACTCCACCCAATGGGAGACACTCACAGACTTCACCAAGTGGTTAGGGAAAGAAG GGTACTGTAAGGTAGATGAGACCCCTAAAGGCTGGTACGTCCAGTACATCGACCGTGACCCCGAGACCATCCGTCgccaggaggagctggagaggaagaagaagcagGACCTGGATGACGAGGAGCGCAGCGCCAAGTTCATCGAAGACCAGGTCCGCAGAGGCCGAGAGGGCAAGGAGCCTGAG gAAGAACCTGTATTCACTGagctgaagagagagggtgaagaagAGAAAG TTGCCTTCAACCTGGCAAAGGGTGCGTGTGCTTCAGTGGCTGGGCCTTCCAAAGCAAG CGCTGCCCTGGGTCCTAGTGCCCTAAAGGCAGCAGCAGCCTCTGGGAAGAGGAAAGATGTGCCCTCCAGCTCAGAGTCCagagacaagaagaagaaatcAGCTCTGGATGAGATTATGGAG ATGGAGGAGCAAAAGAAGAAATCTGTCAGAATGGACTACTGGCtgcacaaagatattgtggtcAAGATCGTCACCAAGAGACTAGGGGAGAAGTACCACAAGAAGAAAGGAGTCATTAAG GAGCTGAAAGATAAATATACAGCCATAGTGAAGATGATCAACTCTGGGGACAAACTTAAACTGGACCAGAGTCACCTGGAGACCGTCATCCCTGCACCAG GTAAACGGGTTCTGATTCTGAATGGGCCGTACAGAGCCACAGAGGCTCTGTTGGACTCCATTGATGAGAAGAAGTTCAGCGCCAGCCTCACACTGGACTCG GGTCGCATGAAAGGAAAGAAGGTGGATGGAATCGCCTACGAGGATTTCTCCAAAATAGCCTGA
- the atp5f1c gene encoding ATP synthase subunit gamma, mitochondrial isoform X3: MFARTSALVFLPQCGQVRNMATLKDITIRLKSIKNIQKITKSMKMVAAAKYARAERQLKPARVYGTGAVALYEKADIKAPEDKAGKHLIIGVSSDRGLCGAIHSNVGKAIKSQIASLTSTGKDVMVVNVGDKLRALLQRTHNKHLLLSCKEVGRKPPTFADASIIAAAVLNCGYEFDQGSVIFNRFRSVISYKTDEKPLYSVDTIANAESMGIYDDIDADVLRNYQEFALVNIIYYGLKESTTSEQSARMTAMDSASKNASEMIDKLTLTFNRTRQAVITKELIEIISGAAAL, encoded by the exons ATGTTCGCCAGGACCAGCGCGTTGGTTTTCCTCCCACAATG TGGGCAGGTCAGGAACATGGCCACCTTGAAGGACA TCACCATCAGGTTGAAGTCCATCAAGAACATCCAGAAGATCACCAAGTCCATGAAGATGGTGGCCGCTGCCAAGTACGCCCGTGCTGAGCGGCAGCTAAAGCCTGCCCGTGTATACGGCACTGGTGCTGTCG CCCTGTACGAGAAGGCTGACATCAAAGCTCCCGAGGACAAGGCGGGGAAGCACCTGATCATCGGCGTGTCGTCTGACCGCGGGCTCTGCGGTGCCATCCACTCCAACGTGGGCAAGGCCATCAAGAGCCAGATCGCCAGTCTGACCAGCACGGGCAAAGATGTGATGGTGGTCAACGTGGGAGACAAGCTCAGGGCCCTGCTGCAGAG GACCCACAACAagcacctcctcctcagctgCAAGGAGGTGGGCCGCAAGCCCCCCACCTTCGCCGACGCTTCCATCATCGCGGCTGCGGTCCTCAACTGCGGCTACGAGTTCGACCAGGGTTCAGTTATCTTCAACAGATTCAG GTCTGTGATCTCATACAAGACGGATGAGAAGCCCCTGTATTCTGTGGACACCATTGCTAACGCAG AGAGCATGGGCATCTATGATGACATCGACGCTGATGTGCTGAGAAACTACCAGGAGTTTGCCCTGGTCAACATCATCTACTATGGTCTGAAGGAGTCCACTACCAGTGAGCAGAGTGCCAGGATGACTGCCATGGACAGCGCCAGCAAGAATGCCT CTGAGATGATTGACAAGCTGACCCTGACCTTCAACCGTACCAGACAGGCTGTCATCACCAAGGAGCTCATTGAGATCATCTCTGGCGCTGCTGCTCTGTAA